A DNA window from Armatimonadota bacterium contains the following coding sequences:
- the ltaE gene encoding low-specificity L-threonine aldolase, producing MIDLRSDTVTQPTEAMREAMARAAVGDDVFGEDPTVNELEALAAEKMGKEAAVFVPSGTMGNLIAVMAHTQKGDAVILEAECHTYRFEVGSISAVAGVVPNPVAGVDGFITPDLLRAAVRGPNIHIPPARLLALENTHNRAGGMPFGPLEMDATCRAARQLGLAIHLDGARIFNAAVALGVPVTDLTRHVDSVMFCISKGLSAPVGSLVAGRRDFVERARRFRKMVGGGMRQAGILAAAGIVALTTMVDRLAEDHANARRLAEGLAVLRGLSVNPERVRTNMVLVDVHPPVSAAEFCARLRREGVLALPVSASTVRMVTHRHITFAMVEQAVAAAARALQ from the coding sequence CTGATCGACCTGCGCAGCGACACGGTGACCCAGCCGACCGAGGCGATGCGGGAGGCGATGGCCCGGGCGGCGGTCGGCGACGATGTGTTCGGGGAAGATCCGACGGTCAACGAACTGGAGGCGCTGGCCGCGGAGAAGATGGGCAAGGAGGCCGCGGTGTTCGTCCCCAGCGGGACGATGGGAAACCTCATCGCCGTGATGGCCCACACCCAGAAAGGGGACGCCGTCATCCTCGAGGCGGAGTGCCACACCTACCGCTTCGAGGTGGGGTCGATCTCGGCGGTGGCGGGGGTGGTGCCCAATCCCGTGGCCGGCGTCGATGGCTTCATCACGCCGGACCTGCTGCGCGCCGCGGTGCGGGGCCCGAACATCCACATCCCGCCGGCGCGCCTGCTGGCGCTTGAGAATACCCACAACCGCGCCGGGGGGATGCCCTTCGGCCCCCTGGAGATGGACGCCACCTGCCGGGCGGCCCGGCAGCTGGGCCTGGCCATTCACCTGGACGGCGCCCGGATCTTCAACGCCGCCGTGGCCCTGGGGGTACCGGTCACCGACCTGACCCGCCACGTCGATTCGGTGATGTTCTGCATCTCGAAGGGTCTCTCCGCGCCGGTGGGATCGCTGGTCGCCGGACGGCGGGACTTCGTGGAACGGGCCCGGCGGTTCCGGAAGATGGTCGGCGGAGGCATGCGGCAGGCCGGGATCCTGGCCGCAGCCGGGATCGTCGCCTTGACCACCATGGTCGACCGCCTGGCCGAAGACCACGCCAACGCGCGCCGCTTGGCCGAAGGGCTGGCGGTCCTGCGCGGCCTGTCGGTGAACCCGGAACGCGTGCGGACGAACATGGTGCTGGTCGACGTCCATCCGCCGGTCAGCGCGGCGGAGTTCTGCGCCCGGCTCAGGCGCGAGGGGGTGCTGGCCCTGCCGGTGAGCGCCTCGACGGTCCGGATGGTGACGCACCGGCACATCACTTTTGCCATGGTCGAACAGGCGGTGGCGGCGGCGGCGCGGGCCCTGCAGTGA
- a CDS encoding ATP-binding protein, which translates to MAPWGPEGVGFAEMLLPAHPAHVRLARAILRTLAAHAGFSEVQAGEMAVALSEAYTNVIQHANTTWVTLRFALEPDALTIEVEDDGEGFDTAILDQPYSPEREVGRGMHLIRSLMDAVECQSSPMGTIVRMTRLKAGRALEQRPWKVAARPFRTIGHIRRTIDRYQRDLALMLGEAEPIDEDLDDLAIMERFQASGDKESLISDRKLRIKTLQATLEILREDAGEEQAG; encoded by the coding sequence ATGGCACCCTGGGGCCCCGAGGGCGTGGGATTTGCCGAGATGCTTCTGCCGGCGCACCCGGCCCACGTCCGCCTGGCCCGGGCCATCCTGCGCACGCTGGCCGCCCACGCCGGGTTCTCCGAGGTGCAGGCCGGCGAAATGGCCGTGGCGCTCTCGGAAGCCTACACCAACGTCATCCAGCACGCGAACACCACCTGGGTGACGCTGCGGTTTGCCCTGGAGCCCGACGCCCTGACCATCGAGGTGGAGGACGACGGGGAGGGATTTGACACCGCCATCCTGGACCAGCCCTACTCGCCGGAGCGCGAGGTGGGGCGGGGGATGCACCTGATCCGCAGTCTCATGGACGCGGTGGAGTGCCAGAGCAGTCCGATGGGCACCATTGTCCGGATGACGCGGCTGAAGGCCGGGCGTGCGCTGGAACAACGTCCGTGGAAGGTGGCGGCCCGTCCCTTCCGGACCATCGGCCACATCCGGCGGACCATTGACCGCTACCAGCGCGACCTGGCCCTGATGCTGGGCGAAGCGGAACCGATCGATGAGGATCTGGACGACCTGGCGATCATGGAGCGCTTTCAGGCCTCGGGGGACAAGGAGAGTCTGATCAGCGACCGGAAGTTGCGAATCAAGACCCTGCAGGCGACGCTGGAGATCCTCCGTGAGGACGCCGGCGAGGAGCAGGCCGGCTGA
- a CDS encoding SPOR domain-containing protein, with translation MKQANDPKPAVRLTNSGKKFSVTIQVPEDVAAQWPEWFSTDKLTGEVFKAAAVTGAPARARLLSRLTTLAVLVLIVELFIGGLALGYFASSWLRRPQSASPGAVPAVTGEETADAPASGPAVPTPADAPPAGSSAVQAPVATPPSAAAGPGATAGSTAASAGSTAAPASEPARPATRFRVQVGAYRIEANARAVVGRLRDQGYRADVRTYGGLYLVQVGSFASRADAAKLAQDLQRLGYETLIIP, from the coding sequence GTGAAGCAGGCGAACGACCCCAAGCCCGCGGTCAGGCTGACCAACAGCGGGAAGAAGTTCAGCGTCACGATTCAGGTGCCGGAGGACGTCGCGGCACAGTGGCCGGAGTGGTTTTCTACGGATAAGCTCACTGGCGAAGTGTTCAAAGCGGCCGCCGTGACGGGCGCCCCGGCGCGCGCCCGACTGCTCTCGCGCCTCACCACGCTGGCGGTGCTCGTGCTCATCGTCGAGCTGTTCATCGGCGGCCTGGCCCTGGGCTACTTCGCCTCATCGTGGCTGCGCCGACCGCAGAGCGCGTCGCCCGGCGCCGTGCCGGCCGTCACCGGCGAGGAGACGGCGGATGCGCCGGCCTCCGGACCAGCCGTTCCCACTCCGGCGGACGCGCCTCCTGCCGGTTCGTCCGCCGTGCAGGCGCCCGTCGCCACGCCTCCCTCGGCCGCCGCCGGCCCGGGGGCGACGGCCGGGTCGACCGCGGCCTCGGCCGGGTCGACCGCGGCCCCGGCCTCGGAGCCGGCACGACCGGCGACCCGTTTCCGCGTCCAGGTGGGAGCGTACCGCATCGAGGCCAACGCCCGGGCCGTGGTGGGGAGGCTGCGGGACCAGGGATACCGGGCGGACGTCCGCACCTACGGCGGGCTGTACCTGGTACAGGTAGGATCCTTCGCCAGCCGGGCGGACGCGGCGAAGCTGGCGCAGGACCTCCAGCGGCTGGGCTACGAGACCCTCATCATCCCATAG
- the infC gene encoding translation initiation factor IF-3 — protein MNDRIRAREIRVIGPEGEQLGVMTVRDALLRAQEFGLDLVEVAPTSQPPVCRIMDYGKYKYELSKKGRGTHHRGGDLKGMRFSPKIGEHDFQTKVKHVIEFLKQGNKVRVSVWFRGREMAYPQMGHKLLQRVSEMVADVGVVERPPLFEGRNMIMILSPKR, from the coding sequence GTGAACGACCGCATCCGGGCCAGGGAGATCCGCGTGATCGGTCCTGAGGGGGAGCAACTGGGGGTGATGACGGTCCGCGACGCCCTCCTCCGCGCACAGGAATTCGGGTTGGATCTGGTCGAGGTGGCCCCAACCTCCCAGCCGCCGGTGTGCCGGATCATGGACTACGGGAAATACAAATACGAGCTGAGCAAGAAGGGACGGGGGACCCACCACCGGGGCGGCGACCTCAAGGGGATGCGGTTCTCCCCCAAAATCGGCGAGCACGACTTTCAAACCAAAGTCAAGCACGTGATCGAGTTTCTCAAGCAGGGCAACAAGGTGCGGGTGTCCGTCTGGTTCCGGGGGCGGGAGATGGCCTATCCGCAGATGGGACACAAGTTGCTTCAGCGGGTGAGCGAGATGGTCGCCGACGTCGGAGTGGTGGAGCGTCCGCCGCTGTTTGAAGGACGCAACATGATCATGATCCTGAGCCCAAAGCGGTAG
- a CDS encoding 50S ribosomal protein L35: MGKAKTHQGTAKRILVTGRGQLRRRRQMAGHLKVSKRPARLRRLRREAAVSGADRRKIEALLPNR, encoded by the coding sequence ATGGGCAAGGCCAAGACGCACCAGGGGACGGCGAAGCGGATCCTCGTGACCGGGCGCGGGCAACTGCGCCGCAGGCGCCAGATGGCGGGGCATCTCAAGGTATCCAAACGGCCGGCGCGGCTGCGCAGGCTCCGGCGCGAGGCCGCGGTCTCCGGAGCGGACCGCCGGAAGATCGAAGCCCTGCTGCCGAACCGCTAG
- the rplT gene encoding 50S ribosomal protein L20, whose protein sequence is MARVKRGVTTRRRHKKILKLAKGYYGAKSRWFKLANQYVLRALAQAYHDRRVRKRDFRRLWIARINAAARRDGLSYSRLINGLRRAGIAINRKVLADLAARDSQAFTALVAKAKEGLKS, encoded by the coding sequence ATGGCCCGGGTCAAACGGGGCGTGACCACACGCCGCCGTCACAAGAAGATCCTCAAACTGGCCAAGGGCTACTACGGCGCGAAGAGCCGCTGGTTCAAGCTCGCCAACCAGTACGTGCTGCGCGCGCTGGCGCAGGCCTACCATGACCGGCGCGTGCGCAAGCGGGACTTCCGGCGGCTGTGGATCGCGCGGATCAACGCCGCGGCGCGGAGGGATGGCCTCTCCTACAGCCGGCTGATCAACGGACTGCGCCGGGCCGGGATTGCCATCAACCGCAAGGTGCTGGCCGACCTGGCGGCGCGGGACAGCCAGGCCTTCACGGCGCTGGTGGCCAAGGCCAAGGAGGGCCTGAAGTCCTGA
- a CDS encoding TrkH family potassium uptake protein — translation MAQATVLEKRSPFARLELTPSQAIIAGFAAIILAGGLVLTLPVAAEDGQATPFLTALFTATSATCVTGLVVVDTADHWSTFGEIVVLLLIQLGGLGYMTVATLMAMAIGRRIGLRQRLVLQEAYNLYTVGGVVRFTRTVVLATLAIEGAGALLLLLRWGPELGWLRGAYYAVFHSVSAFNNAGFDLWGGFRSFTPFVGDLPVNLILALLIILGGLGFTVLVDLRRPERLTLHGKVVLATTAALILAGTVLILLLEFRNPATLGPLPGWQKVLAAFFQSVTPRTAGFNTLDMGRMLEPTLMLLIALMFIGASPGGTGGGIKTTTFIAPLAVILAMLRGRPDPELFWRRLPPVVVYKAVTIALVGLAFVVTMGTALSSTEGVDLIDALFEVTSAFGTVGLSTGLTPHLSTVGRIIVMITVFIGRVGLLTMAFALTRRQRQGYFRYPEERILIG, via the coding sequence ATGGCCCAGGCAACGGTCCTGGAAAAGCGATCCCCCTTCGCCCGGCTTGAGCTCACCCCCTCCCAGGCGATCATCGCCGGCTTCGCGGCGATCATCCTGGCGGGGGGGCTCGTGCTGACCCTGCCGGTGGCTGCCGAGGACGGACAGGCCACGCCGTTCCTAACCGCGTTGTTCACCGCCACCTCGGCGACCTGTGTGACCGGACTCGTGGTCGTGGACACGGCGGATCACTGGTCCACCTTCGGAGAGATCGTAGTCCTCCTCCTCATCCAGCTGGGCGGCCTGGGGTACATGACCGTCGCCACGCTGATGGCCATGGCCATCGGCCGGCGGATCGGCCTGCGCCAGCGGCTGGTGCTGCAGGAAGCCTACAACCTCTACACCGTAGGCGGTGTGGTCCGCTTCACCCGCACCGTGGTCCTGGCCACCCTGGCCATCGAAGGGGCGGGCGCGCTGCTGCTCCTCCTGCGCTGGGGGCCGGAGCTGGGATGGCTGCGGGGTGCCTACTACGCCGTTTTCCACAGCGTCTCCGCCTTCAACAACGCGGGATTCGACCTGTGGGGGGGATTCCGAAGCTTCACCCCCTTCGTCGGCGATCTCCCCGTCAACCTGATCCTGGCCCTGCTGATCATCCTCGGCGGCCTGGGGTTCACCGTGCTGGTGGACCTGAGGCGACCGGAGCGGCTGACCCTGCACGGGAAGGTGGTGCTGGCCACCACGGCGGCGCTGATCCTGGCCGGCACGGTGCTGATCCTCCTCCTCGAATTCCGCAACCCCGCCACGCTGGGTCCCCTGCCCGGCTGGCAGAAGGTCCTGGCGGCCTTCTTCCAGAGCGTGACCCCGCGCACCGCGGGGTTCAACACGCTCGATATGGGCCGGATGCTGGAGCCGACGCTCATGCTGCTCATCGCGCTGATGTTCATCGGCGCCTCCCCCGGGGGGACGGGCGGCGGCATCAAGACGACCACCTTCATCGCGCCGCTGGCAGTCATCCTGGCCATGCTGCGAGGGCGGCCGGACCCGGAGCTGTTCTGGCGCCGGCTCCCCCCGGTGGTGGTGTACAAGGCCGTGACCATTGCCCTGGTCGGCCTGGCGTTCGTCGTCACGATGGGCACGGCCCTGTCCTCCACCGAGGGGGTCGACCTCATCGACGCCCTGTTCGAGGTCACCTCGGCCTTCGGCACGGTGGGGCTGTCCACCGGCCTGACGCCGCACCTGAGCACGGTCGGGCGGATCATCGTCATGATCACGGTGTTCATCGGACGGGTCGGCCTGCTGACCATGGCGTTTGCCCTGACCCGGCGCCAGCGGCAGGGGTATTTCCGCTATCCTGAGGAGCGGATTCTGATCGGGTAA
- a CDS encoding TrkA family potassium uptake protein, translating to MEFAVIGMGRFGSNVVRTLRELGHTVLALDKNEEALRKVTDYATHAVQIDSTDAEALRAVGITNFDAVVVAIGADVQESILTTLILKELGCRKVVSKAVDELQGRVLEKVGADQVVRPERDMAVRVARSLASRHVVDLLELSPTFLVEEVSVGPKLAGKNLGELDLRTRFGVNVLLIKRDSQILITPTGETQLLHGDVLVVVGEKAALGRLETVL from the coding sequence ATGGAGTTCGCGGTTATCGGCATGGGGCGATTTGGCAGCAACGTGGTGCGCACGTTGCGCGAGCTGGGACACACGGTCCTGGCGTTGGACAAGAACGAAGAGGCCCTGCGCAAGGTCACCGACTACGCCACCCACGCGGTGCAGATCGACTCCACCGACGCTGAGGCGCTGCGGGCGGTGGGCATCACGAACTTCGACGCCGTGGTCGTGGCCATCGGCGCCGACGTGCAGGAGAGCATCCTCACGACGCTGATCCTGAAGGAACTGGGCTGCCGCAAGGTGGTGAGCAAGGCGGTGGACGAACTGCAGGGCCGCGTCCTGGAGAAGGTGGGCGCCGACCAGGTCGTCCGGCCGGAGCGGGACATGGCCGTGCGGGTGGCCCGCAGCCTGGCCAGCCGGCACGTCGTCGACCTGTTGGAGCTCTCCCCGACTTTCCTGGTCGAGGAGGTCAGCGTGGGGCCGAAGCTGGCCGGGAAGAACCTGGGCGAGCTCGACCTGCGCACCCGCTTCGGCGTCAACGTCCTGCTCATCAAGCGCGACAGCCAGATCCTGATCACCCCGACGGGCGAGACGCAGCTCCTGCACGGGGATGTCCTGGTCGTGGTAGGGGAGAAAGCCGCCCTGGGCCGTCTGGAAACCGTCCTCTGA
- a CDS encoding RNA methyltransferase: MRISSPRNPLVARLRRLADRAGRRAEGRMVVEGVRLVQEAQTAHVPMELLLYDPEAAGKDPRMAAIVARATAAGVRIVAASARVLAACSTLETPPGLLAVVAIPTADLFGVLGRPDLLLAVADGIQDPGNLGTIIRVADAAGASAVAVVRGSVDPYHPKTVRATMGSLFHLPVAEADRDDLAEGLRRRGVRILVADQRGVADYAAASYRRPLALVLGAEAAGVHPLWQEAAEASLRIPLYGRAESLNVAIAAALLLYEARRHEEV; encoded by the coding sequence GTGCGGATCAGCAGCCCCCGGAACCCCCTGGTCGCGCGGCTCCGGCGTCTGGCCGACCGGGCCGGCCGCCGGGCGGAGGGGCGGATGGTCGTGGAAGGCGTGCGCCTCGTCCAGGAAGCGCAGACGGCGCACGTCCCCATGGAGCTCCTGCTGTATGATCCGGAAGCCGCCGGGAAGGACCCGCGGATGGCCGCGATTGTGGCGCGGGCAACGGCGGCCGGGGTCCGGATTGTCGCTGCCAGCGCCCGCGTCCTCGCCGCCTGCAGCACCCTGGAGACTCCGCCCGGGCTGCTGGCGGTCGTGGCCATCCCCACCGCCGACCTGTTCGGCGTCCTGGGACGTCCCGACCTCCTGCTGGCCGTGGCCGACGGCATCCAGGATCCCGGCAACCTCGGGACGATCATCCGCGTCGCCGACGCGGCGGGAGCCTCCGCCGTGGCCGTCGTGCGCGGCAGTGTGGATCCCTACCATCCGAAGACCGTACGGGCGACGATGGGCTCGCTGTTCCACCTCCCGGTCGCGGAGGCGGACAGGGACGACCTGGCGGAGGGGTTGCGGCGGCGCGGCGTGCGCATTCTCGTCGCGGACCAGCGCGGCGTCGCAGACTATGCCGCCGCCTCCTATCGCCGTCCCCTGGCTCTGGTCCTCGGCGCGGAAGCGGCCGGGGTGCATCCGCTGTGGCAGGAGGCGGCGGAGGCCTCGCTGCGAATCCCTCTCTATGGCCGCGCCGAGTCCCTCAACGTGGCGATTGCCGCGGCCCTGCTGCTGTATGAAGCCCGACGACACGAGGAGGTGTGA
- a CDS encoding cupin domain-containing protein, which yields MDQVRWAHLERLPEREVRPGVFLKVLPGQALMFSAVRFAPHAIVPTHHHPHEQIGIVLQGELELWIDEERRTLRSGDMYTVPPNVPHGAETKGSPCLVLDVFHPLREDYIRLF from the coding sequence ATGGACCAGGTGCGGTGGGCGCATCTGGAACGGCTGCCCGAGCGTGAGGTGCGCCCCGGAGTGTTCCTGAAGGTCCTGCCCGGACAGGCACTCATGTTCAGCGCCGTGCGCTTTGCCCCGCACGCCATCGTCCCCACCCACCATCACCCGCACGAGCAGATCGGGATCGTCCTCCAGGGCGAGCTTGAGCTGTGGATCGATGAGGAGCGTCGGACCCTGCGCTCCGGCGACATGTATACGGTGCCGCCCAATGTCCCCCACGGCGCCGAGACCAAAGGGTCTCCCTGCCTGGTTCTGGACGTCTTTCACCCCCTGCGCGAAGACTACATCCGTCTCTTCTGA
- a CDS encoding YqzL family protein has product MQTVWTAEMLWDLFEATGSVWAYLIYRRFAAFQKSRLRASVN; this is encoded by the coding sequence GTGCAGACGGTCTGGACGGCGGAGATGCTCTGGGATCTGTTCGAAGCGACGGGTTCGGTCTGGGCTTATCTGATTTACCGTCGGTTTGCCGCGTTCCAGAAGTCGCGGCTCCGGGCATCCGTAAACTGA
- the pheS gene encoding phenylalanine--tRNA ligase subunit alpha translates to MEEDLEHVVREAEAAIREAATEEALEEVRRRYLGRRGLVTRLFEALPSLPAPERPERGRRLNALRLRLETLLVARRADLAARAREARMSAEAIDVTLAGRRPRLGRRHLLRQTLDEVERIFLGLGFEIVDGTEIETDEFNFERLNMGRDHPARDAQDSFYLTDELLLRTHTTVVDARVMLGRTPPMRILTTGRCYRRDAPDWKHMPVFHQVDGFMVGEHITMGDLKGVLTSFARQLFGAQVRTKFVPGYFPFTEPSAEMLVHFNEQWMELGGCGMFHPRVLEMAGIDPARYTAFAFGLGVDRQVMVRYGIPDIRLFWDNDLRLLRQF, encoded by the coding sequence ATGGAGGAGGATCTGGAGCACGTCGTGCGGGAAGCGGAAGCCGCGATTCGCGAGGCGGCCACGGAGGAGGCCCTGGAAGAGGTCCGCCGGAGGTACCTCGGCCGCCGGGGCCTGGTGACCCGGCTGTTCGAGGCGCTGCCGTCGCTGCCGGCACCGGAGCGTCCCGAGCGGGGCCGGCGGCTCAACGCGCTGCGTCTTCGGCTGGAGACCCTGCTGGTCGCCCGCCGGGCGGATCTCGCCGCCCGGGCGCGCGAAGCGCGGATGAGCGCCGAGGCCATCGACGTCACCCTCGCCGGGCGGCGGCCGCGCCTGGGCCGGCGCCACCTGCTGCGGCAGACCCTCGACGAGGTGGAGCGCATCTTCCTGGGACTGGGCTTCGAGATCGTGGACGGCACGGAGATCGAGACGGACGAATTCAACTTCGAGCGCCTGAACATGGGCCGCGACCACCCGGCGCGCGACGCCCAGGATTCCTTCTACCTGACCGACGAGCTGCTGCTGCGGACCCACACCACCGTCGTCGATGCGCGCGTCATGCTGGGGCGCACCCCCCCGATGCGGATTCTGACCACCGGCCGCTGCTACCGACGCGACGCGCCCGATTGGAAGCACATGCCCGTCTTCCACCAGGTGGACGGGTTCATGGTCGGCGAGCACATCACCATGGGGGACCTCAAGGGGGTGCTGACCTCCTTCGCCCGGCAGCTCTTCGGCGCACAGGTGCGGACGAAGTTCGTGCCGGGATACTTCCCGTTCACCGAGCCGAGCGCCGAGATGCTCGTCCACTTCAACGAGCAGTGGATGGAACTCGGGGGGTGCGGGATGTTCCACCCGCGGGTGCTGGAGATGGCCGGCATCGACCCCGCCCGCTACACCGCCTTCGCCTTCGGCCTGGGCGTTGATCGCCAGGTGATGGTGCGCTACGGCATTCCGGATATCCGGCTCTTCTGGGACAACGACCTGCGGCTGCTGCGGCAGTTCTGA
- the pheT gene encoding phenylalanine--tRNA ligase subunit beta produces the protein MKVLLSWLREYVEIPYGIEELSDRLPMLGLGIEGVERLGDDAVFDLEIAANRGDLMSLLGVARELAAAAGTRVRPPAVRVVESGPPLGELTGVEVTDPVRCPRFTARMLVEARVGPSPSWLARRLEACGIRSINNIVDVTNYVMLETGQPMHAFDYDRLAGGRLVVRPARPGERLVTLDGVDRVLDEGVFVVADAERAQGVAGIIGGAAAEIGPQTRRVLLEAASWQAAMIRRTSRRLGVRTESSARFERGTDMDGILAVQDRAVALMQDLAGGRVLPGVIDVYPDPRPAPRVHLRWKSIPRLLGLAIPQDECCRILRSLGFELAPSPEADGVQVTVPSFRRDVEREEDLIEDLARHHGYDRIPETLPVEIMAQGTRAPSLVAEETVRDILVRAGLVEALTVSLTTPAVLEALRLPADHPWRRMVPLRNPLVDDHTHLRSTLLPGLLHVAQVNVSRGVGEVQIFEIGHVFLQEEGGIAERRRLGILMMGTTCDGRWNLPPEAVTITYYHLKGILEGLLAELGISDSAFRAAAEAWLHPGRAAQVTVGGAVVATLGALHPEVAARFDLPAAVYVADVDLPLLLSRSAPARRFTPLPRFPPVRRDVAIVLPAEVPAAQVEEVIRASGGAWLERMELFDVYTGAPVPDGHRSLAYALTFRAAERTLAADEVDGALLNIRGALEQRLRAKIRE, from the coding sequence GTGAAGGTCCTGCTGTCCTGGCTGCGCGAGTATGTGGAGATCCCCTACGGGATCGAGGAGCTGTCGGACCGGCTGCCGATGCTGGGCCTGGGGATCGAGGGTGTGGAGCGGCTCGGCGACGACGCCGTCTTCGACCTGGAGATCGCCGCCAACCGGGGCGACCTGATGAGCCTGCTGGGTGTGGCCCGGGAGCTGGCCGCCGCCGCAGGAACGCGGGTGCGCCCGCCGGCGGTGCGGGTCGTCGAGTCCGGTCCGCCCCTCGGCGAGCTCACCGGCGTGGAGGTGACCGATCCGGTGCGGTGTCCCCGCTTCACGGCCCGTATGCTCGTCGAGGCCCGCGTCGGCCCTTCGCCCTCCTGGCTGGCCCGGCGGCTCGAGGCCTGCGGCATTCGCAGCATCAACAACATCGTGGATGTGACCAACTACGTCATGCTGGAAACCGGCCAGCCGATGCACGCCTTCGACTACGACCGGCTGGCGGGGGGCCGGTTGGTCGTCCGACCGGCGCGCCCCGGAGAGCGCCTGGTCACCCTGGACGGGGTGGACCGCGTCCTGGACGAAGGCGTCTTTGTGGTCGCGGACGCCGAGCGCGCCCAAGGGGTGGCGGGGATCATCGGCGGCGCGGCGGCGGAGATCGGACCGCAGACGCGCCGCGTGCTCCTGGAAGCCGCCTCCTGGCAGGCGGCGATGATCCGGCGCACCAGCCGGCGGCTGGGCGTGCGCACCGAGAGCAGCGCGCGCTTCGAACGGGGCACCGACATGGACGGGATCCTCGCCGTGCAGGACCGCGCCGTGGCGCTGATGCAGGACCTGGCCGGCGGCCGCGTGCTTCCCGGGGTGATCGATGTGTACCCGGACCCGCGGCCCGCCCCTCGGGTCCACCTGCGCTGGAAGAGCATCCCGCGTCTCCTGGGGCTGGCCATCCCGCAGGACGAGTGCTGCAGGATTCTCCGCAGCCTTGGGTTCGAACTCGCTCCCTCCCCGGAGGCGGACGGCGTGCAGGTGACCGTGCCCTCCTTCCGGCGTGACGTGGAGCGGGAAGAGGACCTGATCGAAGACCTCGCCCGCCACCACGGGTACGATCGCATCCCCGAGACGTTACCGGTGGAGATCATGGCCCAGGGGACGCGCGCGCCGTCGCTGGTCGCCGAGGAGACGGTGCGCGACATCCTGGTCCGCGCCGGGTTGGTGGAGGCCCTGACGGTCTCCTTGACCACCCCGGCCGTCCTGGAGGCGCTCCGCCTCCCGGCCGACCATCCGTGGCGGCGGATGGTGCCGCTGCGCAACCCGCTGGTGGACGACCATACCCACCTGCGCTCGACACTGCTGCCGGGACTGCTGCACGTCGCGCAGGTCAACGTCAGCCGCGGCGTCGGTGAGGTGCAGATCTTCGAGATCGGACACGTCTTTCTCCAGGAGGAGGGGGGCATTGCCGAACGCCGGCGGCTGGGGATCCTGATGATGGGGACCACCTGTGACGGACGGTGGAATCTCCCTCCGGAGGCGGTGACGATCACCTACTATCACCTCAAGGGCATCCTGGAGGGGCTGCTGGCGGAACTGGGGATTTCCGACTCCGCCTTCAGGGCCGCGGCGGAGGCCTGGCTTCACCCCGGGCGCGCGGCGCAGGTGACCGTGGGAGGCGCGGTGGTGGCCACCCTGGGCGCACTGCATCCCGAGGTGGCCGCGCGGTTCGACCTGCCCGCCGCCGTGTATGTGGCGGACGTGGACCTGCCCCTCCTGCTCTCCAGGAGCGCCCCGGCGCGTCGGTTCACCCCGCTCCCGCGCTTTCCGCCTGTCCGGCGCGACGTGGCCATCGTCCTGCCCGCCGAGGTCCCCGCCGCCCAGGTGGAGGAGGTGATCCGGGCCTCCGGTGGAGCGTGGCTGGAGCGCATGGAGTTGTTCGACGTATACACCGGGGCGCCGGTCCCCGACGGTCACCGCAGCCTGGCCTACGCCCTGACCTTCCGCGCCGCAGAGCGGACACTGGCCGCCGACGAGGTGGACGGCGCGCTCCTGAACATCAGGGGGGCGCTGGAGCAGCGGTTGCGGGCGAAAATCCGCGAGTGA
- a CDS encoding CvpA family protein: MTWIDWVIAAFALFAALQGLKRGLLAAVIGIVAVFASYLIASAWYRSLGDAIERTVRFTPAWGDTVAFGGLFLLVYDLVAILTVMAFGGERLPLPSRVSGAVLGFVRGTMLAAALLIIAAAAPFGDPIRRDLERSTVAPVALAVYRGGLRAVAALLPSTAKPFGLEPGTF, encoded by the coding sequence GTGACCTGGATCGATTGGGTCATCGCGGCGTTCGCGCTGTTCGCGGCGCTGCAGGGGCTGAAGCGGGGCCTGCTGGCGGCGGTGATCGGGATCGTCGCCGTCTTCGCCTCCTACCTCATCGCCTCGGCCTGGTATCGTTCCCTCGGCGACGCCATCGAGCGCACCGTCCGCTTTACGCCGGCGTGGGGCGATACGGTGGCGTTCGGCGGGCTGTTCCTCCTGGTCTACGATCTCGTGGCGATTCTGACCGTGATGGCCTTCGGGGGCGAGCGGCTCCCGTTGCCCTCGCGGGTCTCCGGCGCGGTGCTCGGGTTCGTCCGGGGGACGATGCTGGCCGCGGCGCTGCTCATCATCGCCGCTGCCGCTCCCTTCGGAGACCCGATCCGTCGCGACCTCGAGCGTTCCACGGTGGCCCCGGTCGCGCTCGCCGTCTACCGCGGAGGCCTCAGGGCCGTGGCCGCCCTCCTGCCGTCCACGGCGAAGCCCTTCGGCCTGGAGCCTGGAACCTTCTAG